One Bacillota bacterium genomic window, TTGGATCTTTCCAAAATGTCCACTGAGCTGCGAAACAGCCACACAATGGATCTGGACACAATGTCTATACATGATGCGTTGAAAGTGATGAATGAGGAAGACGCTAGGGTGGCGGATGCTGTGGGGCAGGCATTGCCCCAAATTGAACGCGCGGTAAAAGCGGTGATTAAAGCGTTCAAGGCCGGCGGGCGCCTGATTTATGTGGGCGCCGGAACCAGCGGTCGGTTGGGGCTGATGGACGCCGCCGAATGTCCGCCCACCTTCGGCACCGATCCAGGTATGGTGGTGGCGCTCTTGGCCGGTGGCGATAAAGCGTTTACCCAGGCAGTTGAAGGCGCCGAGGACAGCGCTGCCATGGGCGCCGAGGATTTGAAGGCCATCAATCTCCAGGCCAAAGATGTTGTGATTGGTATCGCCGCCAGCGGACGTACGCCCTATGTGCTGGGGGCTCTGAACTATGCCCGGGAGGTGGGGTGCACCACTGCCGCCATTGCCTGCAATCATGGTTCAGCTGTCGGCGCTGCCGCCGATATTGCCATCGAAGTAGTGCCCGGGCCGGAGGTGCTCACCGGCTCCACCCGCCTGAAGGCCGGGACTGCGCAAAAGCAGACCCTGAACATGATCTCCACAATGTCGATGGTGGGGATCGGCAAGGTGTATCAAAACCTGATGGTTGATGTCAGGCGAACCAATGAGAAGTTGGAGAAAAGGGCGCTAAACATTATTGTCAATGCCACCGAATGCGACTGGGATACGGCGTCCCGGAAGCTGCAAGAAGCAGATGGCAGTGTCAAGTTTGCCATCACCATGATCTTGCTAAACTGTGATCTGGCAACTGCCCGGTCCCGTTTGGAGGCGGCCGGGGGCCATATCCGCAAAGCACTTTAAGCTTCGCAGAATTTAATCAATCTAATCGCCGGAGTCCAATTATACTATTTTGTAGGGGTGAAAGAATGAACAATTATGAACAGCATACTTCCAACCGGCAAACCCCAAATCTAGGCAGCGATGTCCTGCAGTTGATGGCGCCCTTGGATGGAGATGTTGTATCACTGACCGATTTTCCCGACCATATCTTTGCCAGCGGCATGCTGGGAGTGGGCATTGGCTTTATGCCCACAGGCAATTTGTTGGTGGCGCCTGCGGCCGGCAAGATTCACAAAGTTTTGCCCGGCAACCACGCTTTGGTGTTGCGCACCTGGGAAGGGCTGGATTTATTGTTGCACCTGGGCCTTGACACCGTGGACATGGACGGCGCCGGCTTTGAGCCGCTTTGCGCCGAAGGCCAGGAGGTGGAGTCCGGCCAGCCTCTGATTCGCTTTGACAGTGAGACGATTCTTGCCGCCGGAAAGCATATGCACACTGCGTTGATTGTTACGAATAAAGAAGCGGTAGCTGAGTATAAGGTGCTCGCTACCGGCACAGTGGAACTTGGCGTGACGCCTGTTTTAAGTTTCCGGATACAAAAGCAATAATTCCACACCGAAAACCCGCCTGCTTTCAGGCGGGTTTTGTGT contains:
- a CDS encoding PTS glucose transporter subunit IIA, encoding MNNYEQHTSNRQTPNLGSDVLQLMAPLDGDVVSLTDFPDHIFASGMLGVGIGFMPTGNLLVAPAAGKIHKVLPGNHALVLRTWEGLDLLLHLGLDTVDMDGAGFEPLCAEGQEVESGQPLIRFDSETILAAGKHMHTALIVTNKEAVAEYKVLATGTVELGVTPVLSFRIQKQ
- the murQ gene encoding N-acetylmuramic acid 6-phosphate etherase — its product is MTLDLSKMSTELRNSHTMDLDTMSIHDALKVMNEEDARVADAVGQALPQIERAVKAVIKAFKAGGRLIYVGAGTSGRLGLMDAAECPPTFGTDPGMVVALLAGGDKAFTQAVEGAEDSAAMGAEDLKAINLQAKDVVIGIAASGRTPYVLGALNYAREVGCTTAAIACNHGSAVGAAADIAIEVVPGPEVLTGSTRLKAGTAQKQTLNMISTMSMVGIGKVYQNLMVDVRRTNEKLEKRALNIIVNATECDWDTASRKLQEADGSVKFAITMILLNCDLATARSRLEAAGGHIRKAL